A genomic segment from Streptomyces sp. NBC_00237 encodes:
- a CDS encoding nucleotide sugar dehydrogenase, with protein MPADLAVIGLGHLGLPLAQAAVAAGIATIGYDPDPRAVAELAAGRPPVEGSLSAAEIRRMLARGFRPTTDPAELGRVRTAVICAPTRIGPDRTLDLSAVEAAARTLAARLRPHTTVLLESAAYPGATEEFLRPLLEQGSGLRAGRDFHLAHSPSRLDPGNRTHDYAHTPKVIGGLTPACTESAAAFYGRLTDKVVRARGPREAETVAVLETNYRHVNIAFANEMAVLCHDLGVDLWDVIRCAETKPYGFQAFRPGPGVGGHSLPLDPNYLSYNSRTPGHPLRMVGLAQEINGRMPAYVIQRCATLLNEHGKSARGARVLLLGVSYKPDLADQENSPAPEIASRLRDMGAHLTYHDPHVPHWRVRDVPVPRADSLYEAAAAADLTILLQHHRTYDLQGLAVKAQLLLDTRGASPAGAAHRL; from the coding sequence ATGCCCGCAGATCTCGCCGTCATCGGACTCGGTCACCTCGGCCTCCCCCTCGCCCAGGCCGCCGTCGCCGCCGGCATCGCCACCATCGGTTACGACCCCGACCCCCGCGCCGTCGCCGAGCTGGCGGCGGGCCGTCCGCCGGTCGAGGGCTCGCTCTCCGCCGCCGAGATCCGCCGGATGCTCGCCCGGGGCTTCCGCCCCACCACCGACCCCGCCGAGCTGGGCCGGGTCCGTACCGCCGTGATCTGTGCCCCCACCCGGATCGGCCCGGACCGCACCCTCGACCTGTCCGCCGTCGAGGCCGCCGCCCGCACGCTGGCCGCGCGCCTGCGCCCGCACACCACCGTGCTGCTGGAATCGGCCGCCTACCCCGGCGCCACCGAAGAATTCCTGCGCCCCCTCCTGGAGCAGGGCTCCGGCCTGCGGGCGGGCCGCGACTTCCACCTCGCCCACTCCCCCAGCCGCCTGGACCCCGGCAACCGCACCCACGACTACGCCCACACCCCCAAGGTGATCGGCGGCCTCACCCCCGCCTGCACCGAGTCCGCCGCCGCCTTCTACGGCCGCCTCACCGACAAGGTCGTCCGCGCCAGAGGCCCCCGCGAGGCCGAGACGGTCGCGGTCCTCGAAACCAACTACCGCCACGTCAACATCGCCTTCGCCAACGAGATGGCCGTCCTCTGCCACGACCTCGGCGTCGACCTCTGGGACGTCATCCGCTGCGCCGAGACCAAGCCCTACGGCTTCCAGGCGTTCCGCCCTGGCCCCGGCGTCGGCGGCCACAGCCTCCCCCTCGACCCCAACTACCTCTCGTACAACAGCCGGACCCCCGGCCACCCCCTGCGCATGGTCGGCCTCGCCCAGGAGATCAACGGCCGGATGCCCGCGTACGTCATCCAGCGCTGCGCCACCCTCCTCAACGAGCACGGCAAGTCCGCGCGCGGCGCCCGCGTCCTGCTTCTCGGCGTCTCCTACAAGCCCGACCTCGCCGACCAGGAGAACTCCCCCGCCCCCGAAATCGCCTCCCGGCTGCGCGACATGGGCGCCCACCTCACCTACCACGACCCGCACGTCCCGCACTGGCGGGTGCGCGACGTCCCGGTCCCCCGCGCCGACTCCCTCTACGAGGCGGCAGCCGCGGCCGACCTGACGATCCTGCTCCAGCACCACCGCACCTACGACCTCCAGGGTCTGGCGGTCAAGGCCCAACTCCTCCTGGACACCCGGGGCGCGAGCCCGGCGGGAGCGGCCCACCGGCTCTGA
- a CDS encoding GuaB3 family IMP dehydrogenase-related protein gives MTEIEIGRGKRGRRAYAFDDIAIVPSRRTRDPKEVSIAWQIDAYRFELPFLAAPMDSVVSPQTAIRIGEMGGLGVLNLEGLWTRYEDPEPLLAEIRELNDETAATRRLQEIYAEPIKAELIGKRIKEVRDAGVVTAAALSPQRTAEFSKAVVDAGVDIFVIRGTTVSAEHVSGAAEPLNLKQFIYELDVPVIVGGCATYTAALHLMRTGAAGVLVGFGGGAAHTTRNVLGIQVPMATAVADVAAARRDYMDESGGRYVHVIADGGVGWSGDIPKAVACGADAVMMGSPLARATDAPGQGHHWGMEAVHEDVPRGKRMNLGVVGTTEEILTGPSRVPDGSMNMFGALRRSMATTGYSELKEFQRVEVTVADSQHRR, from the coding sequence GTGACTGAGATCGAGATCGGGCGCGGCAAGCGCGGCCGCAGGGCGTACGCGTTCGACGACATCGCCATCGTGCCGAGCCGGCGTACGCGGGACCCGAAGGAGGTCTCGATCGCCTGGCAGATCGACGCCTACCGCTTCGAGCTGCCGTTCTTGGCCGCTCCGATGGACTCGGTCGTCTCCCCGCAGACCGCCATCCGCATCGGCGAGATGGGCGGCCTCGGCGTCCTGAACCTCGAAGGGCTGTGGACGCGGTACGAGGACCCGGAGCCGCTGCTGGCGGAGATCCGCGAGCTGAACGACGAGACGGCCGCCACCCGCCGCCTCCAGGAGATCTACGCCGAGCCCATCAAGGCGGAGCTGATCGGCAAGCGCATCAAGGAGGTGCGCGACGCGGGTGTGGTCACCGCCGCCGCGCTGTCTCCGCAGCGTACGGCCGAGTTCTCCAAGGCCGTCGTGGACGCCGGTGTCGACATCTTCGTCATCCGCGGGACGACCGTCTCGGCCGAGCACGTCTCCGGTGCCGCCGAGCCGCTCAACCTGAAGCAGTTCATCTACGAGCTGGACGTCCCGGTCATCGTCGGCGGCTGCGCCACGTACACCGCCGCGCTGCACCTGATGCGTACCGGCGCGGCCGGTGTCCTCGTCGGCTTCGGCGGCGGGGCCGCGCACACCACGCGCAACGTGCTGGGCATCCAGGTCCCGATGGCGACCGCCGTGGCGGACGTCGCCGCCGCGCGCCGTGACTACATGGACGAGTCCGGCGGCCGGTACGTGCACGTCATCGCCGACGGCGGTGTCGGCTGGTCCGGCGACATCCCCAAGGCCGTCGCCTGCGGCGCGGACGCCGTGATGATGGGCTCCCCGCTGGCCCGCGCCACGGACGCGCCCGGCCAGGGCCACCACTGGGGCATGGAGGCCGTCCACGAGGACGTGCCGCGCGGCAAGCGCATGAACCTGGGCGTGGTCGGGACGACCGAGGAGATCCTGACCGGTCCCTCGCGCGTGCCGGACGGCTCGATGAACATGTTCGGCGCGCTGCGCCGCTCGATGGCCACCACGGGCTACAGCGAGCTCAAGGAGTTCCAGCGCGTCGAGGTCACGGTCGCGGACTCGCAGCACCGCCGCTGA
- the guaB gene encoding IMP dehydrogenase, with product MTANVDGVPEKFATLGLTYDDVLLLPGASDMAPDQIDTSSLISRNVRVNIPLLSAAMDKVTESRMAIAMARQGGVGVLHRNLSIADQANQVDLVKRSESGMVTDPITVHPDATLAEANQLCAKFRISGVPVTDPAGKLLGIVTNRDMAFETDRSRQVREVMTPMPLVTGKVGISSVDAVELLRRHKIEKLPLVDDAGILKGLITVKDFVKAEKYPNAAKDAEGRLLVGAAVGVAGDAFERAQALAEAGVDFIVVDTAHGHSRLVGDMVAKIKSNTSGIDVIGGNIATRDGAQALIDAGVDGIKVGVGPGSICTTRVVAGIGVPQVTAIYEASLAAKAAGVPVIGDGGLQYSGDIAKALVAGADTVMLGSLLAGCEESPGELLFINGKQFKSYRGMGSLGAMQTRGDNKSYSKDRYFQEGVRTDDKLVPEGIEGQVPYRGPVSAVVHQLVGGLRQSMFYVGGRTVPELQDNGRFVRITSAGLKESHPHDIQMTVEAPNYSRK from the coding sequence ATGACTGCGAACGTCGATGGAGTGCCGGAGAAATTCGCGACGCTCGGGCTGACCTACGACGATGTGCTGCTGCTGCCGGGCGCCTCCGACATGGCTCCCGACCAGATCGACACCTCCTCGCTGATCTCGCGGAACGTACGGGTGAACATCCCCCTGCTGTCCGCCGCGATGGACAAGGTCACCGAGTCCCGGATGGCCATCGCCATGGCCCGCCAGGGCGGTGTCGGCGTCCTGCACCGCAACCTCTCCATCGCCGACCAGGCCAACCAGGTCGACCTGGTGAAGCGTTCCGAGTCCGGCATGGTCACCGACCCGATCACCGTGCACCCGGACGCCACGCTGGCCGAGGCCAACCAGCTGTGCGCGAAGTTCCGCATCAGCGGCGTGCCGGTCACCGACCCGGCGGGCAAGCTGCTCGGCATCGTCACCAACCGCGACATGGCCTTCGAGACCGACCGCAGCCGTCAGGTGCGCGAGGTCATGACGCCGATGCCGCTGGTCACCGGCAAGGTCGGCATCTCCAGCGTCGACGCGGTGGAGCTGCTGCGCCGTCACAAGATCGAGAAGCTGCCGCTGGTCGACGACGCGGGCATCCTCAAGGGCCTCATCACGGTCAAGGACTTCGTCAAGGCCGAGAAGTACCCGAACGCCGCCAAGGACGCCGAGGGCCGTCTCCTCGTCGGTGCGGCCGTCGGTGTGGCCGGTGACGCCTTCGAGCGCGCCCAGGCGCTGGCCGAGGCGGGTGTCGACTTCATCGTCGTGGACACCGCGCACGGCCACTCCCGCCTGGTCGGCGACATGGTCGCCAAGATCAAGTCGAACACCTCGGGCATCGACGTCATCGGCGGCAACATCGCCACCCGGGACGGCGCGCAGGCCCTCATCGACGCCGGTGTCGACGGCATCAAGGTGGGCGTGGGCCCCGGCTCCATCTGTACGACCCGCGTCGTCGCCGGTATCGGCGTCCCGCAGGTCACCGCGATCTACGAGGCGTCCCTCGCCGCGAAGGCGGCCGGGGTTCCGGTCATCGGCGACGGCGGCCTCCAGTACTCCGGCGACATCGCCAAGGCGCTCGTCGCCGGTGCGGACACCGTGATGCTGGGCTCGCTGCTCGCGGGCTGCGAGGAGTCCCCGGGCGAGCTGCTCTTCATCAACGGCAAGCAGTTCAAGTCGTACCGTGGCATGGGCTCGCTGGGTGCCATGCAGACGCGCGGCGACAACAAGTCGTACTCCAAGGACCGGTACTTCCAGGAGGGCGTGCGCACCGACGACAAGCTCGTGCCCGAGGGCATCGAGGGCCAGGTGCCCTACCGGGGCCCGGTCTCGGCGGTCGTGCACCAGCTCGTCGGGGGCCTGCGCCAGTCGATGTTCTACGTCGGCGGACGCACCGTTCCGGAGCTTCAGGACAACGGTCGCTTCGTCCGGATCACGTCGGCGGGTCTCAAGGAGAGCCACCCGCACGACATCCAGATGACGGTCGAGGCACCGAACTACAGCCGTAAGTAG
- a CDS encoding sigma-70 family RNA polymerase sigma factor, whose amino-acid sequence MRDDEAVAAQGAIGALVHRAVEGDEQATHDLLAHVHPLALRYCRSRLSRLPGDARHFVEDLAQEVCVAVLMALPRYRDTGRPFEAFVFAIAAHKVADLQRAAMRHPGSTAVPSDEMPERPDDSLGPEERALLSSDAAWAKKLLANLPEHQRELLVLRVAVGLTAEETGQKLGMSPGAVRVAQHRALSRLRALAEQ is encoded by the coding sequence ATGCGTGACGACGAGGCGGTGGCGGCCCAGGGTGCCATCGGTGCGCTCGTGCACCGCGCCGTCGAGGGCGACGAGCAGGCCACGCACGACCTCCTCGCGCACGTTCACCCCCTCGCCCTGCGGTATTGCAGGTCCCGGCTGTCCCGGCTGCCCGGTGACGCCCGTCACTTCGTGGAGGACCTGGCGCAGGAGGTCTGCGTCGCCGTGCTGATGGCGCTGCCGCGCTACCGCGACACGGGTAGGCCCTTCGAGGCATTCGTCTTCGCCATCGCCGCGCACAAGGTCGCCGACCTCCAGCGGGCGGCAATGCGCCATCCCGGGTCGACCGCCGTGCCCTCCGACGAGATGCCGGAGCGCCCCGACGACTCGCTGGGCCCGGAGGAGCGGGCGCTGCTCAGCAGCGACGCCGCCTGGGCCAAGAAGCTCCTCGCCAACCTTCCCGAGCACCAGCGCGAGCTGCTGGTGCTGCGGGTCGCGGTCGGTCTGACCGCGGAGGAAACGGGACAGAAGCTCGGAATGTCCCCGGGTGCCGTGCGCGTTGCACAGCACAGGGCACTGAGCAGACTCCGTGCCCTCGCCGAGCAGTAG
- a CDS encoding response regulator transcription factor, translating into MTSVLVCDDSPLAREALRRAVATVPGVERVTTAANGEEVLRRWGADRSDLILMDVRMPGLGGVETVRRLLSADPGARIIMLTVAEDLDGVALAVAAGARGYLHKDASRAELRATVTQALADPTWRLAPRRLRSAEMGAAPTLTAREIQVLEGMSHGRSNAEIGRELFLSEDTVKTHARRLFKKLGASDRAHAVALGFRWGLVR; encoded by the coding sequence ATGACATCCGTCCTCGTCTGCGACGACTCCCCGCTTGCCCGAGAGGCGCTCCGCCGCGCGGTCGCGACCGTGCCCGGCGTCGAGCGCGTGACGACGGCGGCCAACGGCGAGGAAGTCCTCCGCCGCTGGGGCGCCGACCGTTCGGACCTGATTCTGATGGACGTACGCATGCCCGGTCTGGGTGGCGTCGAGACCGTCCGTCGACTCCTGTCCGCAGACCCCGGCGCCCGGATCATCATGCTGACGGTCGCGGAGGACCTCGACGGGGTCGCCCTCGCCGTCGCCGCGGGTGCCCGCGGGTACCTGCACAAGGACGCGTCCCGCGCCGAGCTGCGCGCGACCGTCACCCAGGCCCTGGCCGACCCGACCTGGCGGCTCGCCCCGCGCAGGCTGCGGTCCGCCGAGATGGGCGCCGCCCCGACGCTCACCGCCCGCGAGATCCAGGTTCTGGAGGGGATGAGCCACGGCCGGTCGAACGCCGAGATCGGCCGCGAGCTCTTCCTCTCCGAGGACACGGTCAAGACGCACGCCCGCAGGCTCTTCAAGAAGCTCGGCGCCTCGGACCGCGCGCACGCGGTGGCGCTCGGCTTCCGATGGGGTCTGGTCCGCTAG
- a CDS encoding WhiB family transcriptional regulator gives MADFSRLPGPNADLWDWQLLAACRGVDSSLFFHPEGERGAARSARENSAKEVCMRCPVRAQCAAHALQVREPYGVWGGLTEDEREELMGRARHRLVPAGATAAAKKAAPAGAPARTAARTPAKGGGVEHARRVTLVK, from the coding sequence ATGGCAGATTTCTCCCGCCTTCCCGGACCCAACGCCGACCTGTGGGACTGGCAGCTCCTCGCCGCCTGCCGCGGCGTCGACAGTTCGCTCTTCTTCCACCCGGAGGGCGAGCGCGGGGCCGCGCGAAGCGCACGTGAGAACTCGGCGAAGGAGGTCTGCATGAGGTGCCCGGTGCGCGCCCAGTGCGCGGCGCACGCGCTCCAGGTCCGCGAGCCCTACGGGGTGTGGGGCGGCCTCACCGAGGACGAGCGCGAGGAGCTGATGGGCCGCGCGCGGCACCGCCTGGTGCCCGCGGGCGCCACGGCGGCCGCGAAGAAGGCGGCCCCGGCGGGGGCTCCGGCGCGGACTGCGGCCAGGACTCCGGCGAAGGGCGGCGGAGTGGAGCACGCGCGCCGGGTCACCCTGGTGAAGTAA
- a CDS encoding LysR family transcriptional regulator, whose protein sequence is MIEARHLRVLRAVASTGSFSAAARELGCTQPAVSQQMKALEQSAGTPLLIRAAREMRLTQAGEVLVRHAAGILAGLTAAEEEVAAIAGLRAGRVRLVSFPSGSSTLVPTALAALRAAHPGTRVSLVDAEPPRSVEMLREGDCDVALAFRYGPGGATEDWTDLVVRPLLTDRLVGLVPDGHRLAEAGTVGIAELADEPWIAGCPRCRRQLVEVCESAGFAPRIDFATDDYPAVIGLVGAGLGVAVLPELAMETVRPTGVRTVAVEPAVQREIVALTLPDLAQVPAVAATLDQLALAAAR, encoded by the coding sequence ATGATTGAAGCCCGCCACCTCCGCGTCCTGCGCGCAGTCGCCTCCACCGGGTCCTTCTCCGCCGCCGCCCGCGAACTCGGCTGCACCCAGCCCGCCGTCAGCCAGCAGATGAAGGCCCTGGAGCAGTCGGCGGGCACCCCGCTCCTGATCCGCGCCGCCCGCGAGATGCGCCTGACCCAGGCCGGCGAGGTCCTGGTGCGGCACGCCGCGGGCATCCTCGCCGGGCTCACCGCCGCAGAGGAGGAGGTCGCCGCCATCGCGGGGCTGCGCGCCGGCCGGGTACGCCTGGTCTCCTTCCCCTCCGGCAGCTCCACCCTGGTCCCCACCGCGCTCGCCGCCCTGCGCGCCGCCCACCCCGGCACCCGCGTCTCGCTGGTCGACGCGGAACCCCCGCGTTCGGTGGAGATGCTCCGCGAGGGCGACTGCGACGTCGCCCTCGCCTTCCGCTACGGGCCGGGCGGTGCGACCGAGGACTGGACCGACCTAGTCGTCCGCCCCCTGCTCACCGACCGCCTCGTCGGCCTGGTCCCCGACGGGCACCGGCTCGCCGAGGCCGGGACCGTGGGCATCGCCGAACTCGCCGACGAGCCCTGGATCGCGGGCTGCCCGCGCTGCCGCCGCCAGCTCGTGGAGGTCTGCGAGAGCGCCGGATTCGCGCCCCGCATCGACTTCGCCACCGACGACTACCCGGCCGTGATCGGCCTGGTCGGCGCGGGCCTCGGCGTCGCCGTACTGCCGGAGCTGGCCATGGAGACCGTACGTCCGACGGGGGTGCGCACCGTGGCGGTGGAGCCCGCCGTGCAGCGCGAGATCGTCGCGCTCACGCTGCCCGACCTGGCGCAGGTCCCTGCGGTCGCGGCCACCCTCGACCAGCTCGCGCTGGCCGCCGCCCGCTGA
- a CDS encoding MOSC domain-containing protein has protein sequence MELLSVNVGRATASEHTDQAEGLTGIGKRPTEGPVEVGDPGPKGTGGSGVAGDEICELRHHGGTHQAVYAYAREDLDRWEAELGRPLRNGEFGENFTTEGLDVNGARIGERWKVGDSLVLEVTSSRIPCRTFAGALDEKGWVKRFTAAAVPGAYLRVVEPGTVRAGDLIEVVHSPAHDVTVSMQFRAVTLERELLPGLLAAGDALHPEARRKALTYVEKRGTPA, from the coding sequence ATGGAGCTACTGAGCGTGAATGTGGGGCGGGCGACCGCCAGTGAGCACACCGATCAGGCGGAAGGTCTGACGGGCATCGGCAAGCGTCCGACGGAGGGGCCCGTGGAGGTCGGCGACCCTGGCCCGAAGGGCACCGGCGGCAGCGGGGTGGCCGGGGACGAGATCTGCGAACTGCGCCACCACGGCGGCACCCACCAGGCGGTCTACGCCTACGCCCGCGAGGACCTGGACCGGTGGGAGGCGGAGCTCGGACGGCCGCTGCGCAACGGGGAGTTCGGCGAGAACTTCACCACCGAGGGGCTCGACGTGAACGGTGCGCGGATCGGCGAGCGGTGGAAGGTCGGCGACTCCCTCGTCCTCGAAGTGACCTCCTCGCGCATCCCGTGCCGTACGTTCGCGGGCGCGCTGGACGAGAAGGGCTGGGTGAAGCGGTTCACGGCGGCGGCGGTCCCGGGCGCGTACCTCAGGGTGGTGGAGCCCGGGACCGTACGGGCCGGGGACCTGATCGAGGTCGTGCACAGTCCCGCGCACGACGTGACGGTGAGCATGCAGTTCCGGGCCGTCACGCTGGAGCGGGAGCTGCTGCCCGGGCTGCTGGCGGCCGGGGACGCGCTGCACCCGGAGGCCCGGCGCAAGGCGCTGACGTACGTGGAGAAGCGGGGCACGCCCGCGTAG
- a CDS encoding multicopper oxidase family protein, whose product MSRWKRVLIVLGSVAAVFLAAVGGLFAWQWNGAGVSTVGQVRFDNELRVPPLAESTVEKDGTRVFSLRMQAGTTEFQQGLKTPTWGFNGSHLGPTLRAKRGEKVKVLVENTLDEASGVHWHGMHVPAKMDGGPHQEVAPGKTWTPQWKVDQPAATLWYHPHPHGKTEKHVQRGLAGMFLIDDARTASLKLPKRYGVDDLPVAVQDVAFDGADFDHGRRSFLQNTGFLGTRTMVNGTLDPYQVVGDELVRLRLLNASTARIYDFGFGDDRDFTLVGTDGGLLERPQTLKRVQLSPGERAEVVVRMRAGEKAVLRSFPQGNYGGGFEQRFAGGDDSFDVLELRAAAALRKSPKLPSVMGALEVPQEKDAARGRFFGLRMSGINGRKMDRGHVDETVVRGTAEVWTVRNEDGAPHNFHVHDVRFRVVLVDGKPPTGMLRGAKDTVYVPGGSTVKLAMRFEGPADPDTPYMYHCHLLYHEDQGMMGQFVVVEKGQKEGTPASGGHGGH is encoded by the coding sequence ATGTCCCGGTGGAAGCGCGTCCTCATCGTTCTCGGCTCGGTCGCGGCCGTGTTCCTCGCCGCTGTCGGCGGCCTGTTCGCCTGGCAGTGGAACGGGGCCGGGGTGAGCACGGTCGGCCAGGTGCGGTTCGACAACGAGCTGAGGGTGCCGCCGCTCGCGGAGTCGACGGTCGAGAAGGACGGCACCCGGGTGTTCTCGCTGCGGATGCAGGCGGGAACCACGGAGTTCCAGCAGGGCCTGAAGACGCCGACCTGGGGCTTCAACGGCTCGCACCTGGGGCCGACGCTGCGGGCGAAGCGCGGCGAGAAGGTCAAGGTGTTGGTCGAGAACACGCTCGACGAGGCGTCCGGCGTGCACTGGCACGGCATGCACGTCCCCGCGAAGATGGACGGCGGCCCGCACCAGGAGGTCGCCCCTGGCAAGACCTGGACGCCGCAGTGGAAGGTCGACCAGCCCGCCGCGACGCTCTGGTACCACCCGCACCCGCACGGCAAGACCGAGAAGCACGTGCAGCGGGGGCTCGCGGGGATGTTCCTGATCGACGACGCCAGGACCGCGTCGCTGAAGCTGCCGAAGCGGTACGGGGTGGACGATCTGCCGGTGGCGGTCCAGGACGTCGCGTTCGACGGGGCGGACTTCGACCACGGGCGGCGGAGCTTCCTGCAGAACACCGGTTTCCTGGGCACGCGGACGATGGTCAACGGCACGCTCGACCCGTACCAGGTGGTCGGTGACGAGCTCGTACGGCTGCGGCTGCTGAACGCCTCGACGGCGCGGATCTACGACTTCGGGTTCGGTGACGACCGGGACTTCACGCTGGTCGGGACGGACGGCGGGCTGCTGGAGCGGCCTCAGACGCTGAAGCGGGTGCAGCTGTCGCCGGGGGAACGGGCGGAGGTCGTGGTGCGGATGCGGGCCGGGGAGAAGGCGGTGCTGCGCAGCTTTCCGCAGGGCAATTACGGGGGCGGGTTCGAGCAGCGGTTCGCCGGCGGCGACGACTCTTTCGACGTACTGGAGCTGAGGGCGGCGGCCGCGCTGCGGAAGTCGCCGAAACTGCCGTCCGTCATGGGCGCCTTGGAAGTGCCGCAGGAGAAGGACGCGGCGCGGGGGCGGTTCTTCGGGCTGCGGATGTCGGGGATCAACGGGCGGAAGATGGACAGGGGGCACGTCGACGAGACGGTCGTCCGGGGCACGGCCGAGGTGTGGACCGTACGGAACGAGGACGGGGCGCCGCACAACTTCCACGTGCACGACGTGCGGTTCAGGGTGGTGTTGGTGGACGGGAAGCCGCCGACGGGGATGCTGCGCGGGGCGAAGGACACCGTGTACGTGCCGGGTGGGTCCACGGTGAAGCTGGCGATGCGCTTCGAAGGACCGGCCGATCCGGACACGCCGTACATGTACCACTGTCATCTGCTGTATCACGAGGACCAGGGAATGATGGGCCAGTTCGTGGTCGTGGAGAAGGGGCAGAAGGAGGGAACCCCGGCTTCCGGCGGTCACGGCGGGCACTAA
- a CDS encoding SDR family oxidoreductase — MTTALITGATAGIGSAFARRLASDGHNLVLVARNTERLQKQATELHDKHGVEAEVLTADLSTEAGIAAVEARLADRTHPVDLLVNNAGFGNKGEFLEVPMEDELTMLKVHCEAVLRLTSAAVRGMKERRRGGVVNVASVAAFVPRGTYGASKAWVVQFTQGAAKDLAGSGVRLMALCPGFVRTEFHERAGMGTDNIPSWMWLDADKLVAEALKDMGRGKSLSIPDPRYKALMGVVKVAPRGLLGGITSRTGRKYGPQ; from the coding sequence ATGACGACTGCACTGATCACGGGCGCGACCGCAGGCATCGGCTCCGCCTTCGCGCGGCGACTGGCCTCCGACGGACACAACCTGGTGTTGGTGGCACGCAACACCGAGCGTCTCCAGAAGCAGGCGACGGAGCTGCACGACAAGCACGGCGTGGAGGCGGAGGTGCTGACCGCCGACCTGTCCACGGAGGCGGGGATCGCGGCCGTCGAGGCACGGCTCGCGGACCGTACGCACCCGGTGGACCTGCTGGTCAACAACGCCGGTTTCGGCAACAAGGGCGAGTTCCTCGAAGTGCCGATGGAGGACGAGCTGACCATGCTGAAGGTGCACTGCGAGGCGGTGCTGCGGCTGACGTCGGCGGCGGTCAGGGGCATGAAGGAGCGGCGCAGGGGCGGGGTCGTCAACGTCGCTTCGGTGGCCGCCTTCGTGCCGCGCGGGACGTACGGGGCGAGCAAGGCGTGGGTCGTGCAGTTCACGCAGGGCGCGGCGAAGGACCTGGCGGGGAGCGGGGTGCGGCTGATGGCGCTGTGCCCCGGCTTCGTGCGGACGGAGTTCCACGAGCGGGCCGGGATGGGGACGGACAACATCCCCTCCTGGATGTGGCTGGACGCGGACAAGCTGGTGGCGGAGGCGCTGAAGGACATGGGGCGCGGGAAGTCGCTGTCGATTCCGGACCCTCGGTACAAGGCGCTGATGGGCGTGGTGAAGGTGGCGCCGCGCGGGCTGCTCGGGGGGATCACCTCCCGGACGGGCCGGAAGTACGGTCCTCAGTAG